GCACTACGGGTGCGGCGGCGTCAAAGCGGCCTGCCAGCCGAAGCTCCCCGCGGGGTACCTTGGCGACTGGCTGATGATCGCGGCCTGGGCGAAGCGTACGGTGGACCAGACCCTCGCCCGCGACCGGAGCACGATGGATGGAGACGACTACCTCTGCCTCGTCGTCGAGGAGAACGTTCGCCTCCAACTCCAGCACCTCTCCCACCTCACTGTGCTGCGCCGGCAATGGGAGGAGACGCCCGGCATCCCGCGCCTTCACGGCTGGGTGTACGACATCGGGACGGGACTCGTCAAGGTGGTGGCGAGTGGCGATACTTAACGGCGCCACGGGCCGCGCCGCGGCCGGGCACCAACTCCCACCGAGGCACTTCCATGCCGACGAATAGTCTGACCGTCACCGACAACCGCACCGGCAAGAGTTACGAGATCCCGGTCGACGAGCACGGCACGATCAAGGCGATGGACCTCCGCCAGATCAAGACCGCGCCCGACGACTTCGGTCTGATGCCGTACGATCCCGCCTTCATGAACACGGCGGCGTGCCGGAGCGCGATCACCTTCATCGACGGCGATGTGGGGATCCTGGAGTACCGTGGCTACCCGATCGAAGAGATCGCGGAGCACGGGACGTTCCTCGAGGTCGCCTACCTCCTCAACGAGGGCGAGCTGCCGTCGGCCGCGCAGCTCAAGGTGTGGACGGATGACATCCGCTACCACACCTACGTCCACACCAACATCATCAAGTTCCTCGAGGGCTTCCGGTACGACGCGCACCCGATGGGCATGCTCCTCAGCACGGTAGGCGCGCTGTCGACCTTCTACCCCGACGCGAAGGACGTGCACGATCCGCAGAACCGCTACATCCAGCGGGTCCGGCTCATGGCCAAGTTGCCGACGATCGCGGCGTTCTGCTTCCGGCACAACCGCGGTCTCCCGTACGAGTTCCCACGCAACGACCTCGACTACATCGGCAACTTCGTCAACATGACTTTCAGCATCGGCGGGAAGCATGAACCCAACCGCGTCCTCCAGCGCGCGCTCGAGATCCTGCTCATCCTCCACGCCGACCACGAGCAGAACTGCTCGACCAGCGCGGTGCGCGCGGTGGGCTCCTCAGGGGTGGACGTTTTCTCGGCGGTCTCGGCCGGGATCGCGGCGCTGTACGGGCCGCTGCACGGCGGGGCCAACGAAGCGGTGCTGCGCATGCTCGACGAGATCGGGAGCAAGGACCGCATTCCGGGCTTCATCGAGGGGGTGAAGAAGGGTGAAGGCCGGCTGATGGGCTTCGGGCACCGGGTGTACAAGTCGTACGACCCGCGAGCCAAGCTGATCAAGAAGGTCGCAACCGACGTGTTCGCCCAGACCGGCATGAACCCGAAACTGGATATCGCGCTGGAGCTGGAGCGCATCGCGCTGCAGGACGACTACTTCATCTCGCGGAAGCTGTATCCGAACGTGGACTTCTACTCCGGCCTGATCTACCAGGCGATGGGATATCCGACCGACTACTTCACGGTGCTGTTCGCGCTGGGCCGGCTGCCAGGCTGGGTGGCGCAGTGGTCCGAGATGATCCAGGACAAGGAGCAGAAGATCGCGCGGCCGCGGCAGGTGTACGTGGGGCCGAAGCGGAGGGCGTACGTGCCTATCGGGCGGCGCGGGTAAGCGGGCCCATGCCGACGCGTCGTCGGTTCGTCCAGACGTCCAGTGGGGTCTTGGTGGCGGCTGCGGCCGCCGCGTGCGGTGGCGGTGAAGATCCCATGAACCCGGGGGGCGGCGGCGGCGGCGGTGGCGGCGGTGGTGGCGGCGGTGGCGGCGCTACCGAAGCCCGCGCGCCGCTGCCGGCCGTGGGCGCCACGATCAACATCGCCGGCGTCGGCCTTGGGAACCAGGGCATCGCGGTGACGCGCATTTCCACCAATTCGGTCGTCGCCGTCTCTCGCCAGTGCACGCACCAGCAGTGCACGGTGGGCCTTCCAGGCTCTCCCGGCAGCACGCTCAACTGCCCCTGTCATGGCTCGCGCTTCACGACCTCGGGCGCGGTGGTGAATGGCCCCAACACGGGTGAGAGCATCGGCCCACTCAAGACCTATGCGGCGCGAATCGAAGGGAACGAGGTAGTGGTCACGTCGTGAGGACGCGCCGGCTGGCCAGCGGGCCGGCGCGCCCGGCCGGGTAGCCTGGTGTCGAACGCCTCCGTCATCCGCTGTCGTGGGTTGATCAAGCGGTACCAGGATGTCGTCGCCGTCGCGGGCCTCGATCTCGAGGTTCGCGGCGGCGAGTGCTTCGGGCTCCTGGGGCCGAACGGCGCCGGCAAGACGACCACGGTCGAAATGCTGGAGGGGTTGCTCCAGCCCGATGAGGGCGAGATCGAAGTCCTTGGCATGCGCTGGGCGACGCACGAACGCGAGCTGCGGCGACGGCTGGGCGTCGCGCTCCAGGAGACGCGGCTCAGCGACAAGCTCTCGGTGCGCGAGACGATCACCCTCTTCCGCGGCCTGTACGGCGGCGGGCGCGCGGTGGACGACGTGCTCGACATCGTCCAGCTGCGCGAGAAGCAGCGGGCGTGGGTGGTGAAGCTCTCGGGCGGCCAGCGGCAACGCCTCGCCTTCGCCTGCGCGCTGGTTGGCGCGCCCGACGTCCTGTTCCTCGACGAGCCGACCACCGGCCTCGACCCGCAGTCGCGACGTCAGCTCTGGGACGTGGTCACCCGGTTCAGGGCGGGCGGCGGCACCGTCGTCCTCACCACCCACTACATGGAGGAGGCGGAACGGCTATGCGACCGAGTGGCGGTGATAGACCACGGGAAGATCATCGCGTTGGGGGCGCCGCAGGAGCTGATCGCTTCGATGGGGGCGGAGCAGGTGGTGGAGTTTACGGTGGATGGGGAGCGGGGAGCGGGGAGCGGTACCATCGGTGTGGACGCGCTGGCGGCGCTGCCGGGGGTCAAGGACGCGCGGGCGGAGGGCGGGCGCTGGATGCTGTCGGTGTCGGAGGTCCACACTGCGTTGCCGGCGCTGATCGCCGAACTCGAGCGGCGGCAGGTGGTGCTCACCGATCTGAGGACCCATCACGCGACGCTGGAGGACCTGTTCCTCAATCTCACGGGAAGGCATTTGAGGGATACGTGAGACCTGAGATAGGTGGGTGAGATGTGATGGGTGATGAGGTGATGAGGTGATGAGGGGGAGTGCGCTCTGGCAGTTGACGCTATGCCGGTTCCGGGAGTTCTACCGGATGCCGGAGGCGTTGTTCTGGGCGTTCGTCTTCCCGATCCTGCTGGCCGTCGTGCTCGGCATCGCGTTCCGAAACCGGGGGCCGCAAAAGGTGCGGGTGGGGGTCGAGATCGGCGACGGGGCGGATTCGCTGGTGGCCGCGCTCCGGACCAGCGCCGACGTCACGCCGGTACTGCTGCCCGGTGCCCAGGCCGAGCGCGAGCTGCGGGCGGGACGCGTCGTCCTCCTGGTGGTCGCCGGGAACCCGGTCACCTATCGCTATGACGCCAAGCGCACGGAGAGCCGCATCGCGCGGCTCGCCACCGACGACGCGCTCCAGCGCGCCTTCGGCCGGCGGGACGCGCGCGCGGTGACCGACCGGCGCGTGACGGAGACGGGCTCGCGCTACATCGACTTCCTCATCCCGGGCCTCATCGGCATGAACCTGATGGGCGCGGGGTTGTGGGGCGTCGGGTTCGCGGTGGTGCAGAACCGGACCCGCAAGCTCTTGAAGCGGCTGGTAGCCTCACCGATGCGGCGCTGGCACTACCTGGCTTCCTACCTGGTCGTCCGCTTCGCGCTCGTGCCCGTGGAATCCGGCGCGATCGCGGCCTTCGGCGCGTGGGCGTTCGGCGTGCCGGTGCGCGGCAGCATGGCCGCACTCCTCGGCGTGGCCCTGCTCGGCTCGTTCTGTTTCAGCAGCCTCGGCCTCCTCGTCGCGAGCCGGGCCCAGACCGTCGAGGCGGTAGCGGGGCTTATGAACGTCGTGATGCTGCCGATGTGGTTTCTCTCGGGGGTGTTCTTCTCGGCGGCGAACTTCCCCGACGTGATGCAGCCGTT
The sequence above is a segment of the Gemmatimonadales bacterium genome. Coding sequences within it:
- a CDS encoding carbonic anhydrase — translated: MPLSDLLQKNREWAAAQLAGDPDFFERHRGGQRPRLLWIGCSDSRVPAEEVLGCGPGDLFVHRNVANIVAYNDVNIASVIEFATSVLKVPDIVVCGHYGCGGVKAACQPKLPAGYLGDWLMIAAWAKRTVDQTLARDRSTMDGDDYLCLVVEENVRLQLQHLSHLTVLRRQWEETPGIPRLHGWVYDIGTGLVKVVASGDT
- a CDS encoding citrate synthase — encoded protein: MPTNSLTVTDNRTGKSYEIPVDEHGTIKAMDLRQIKTAPDDFGLMPYDPAFMNTAACRSAITFIDGDVGILEYRGYPIEEIAEHGTFLEVAYLLNEGELPSAAQLKVWTDDIRYHTYVHTNIIKFLEGFRYDAHPMGMLLSTVGALSTFYPDAKDVHDPQNRYIQRVRLMAKLPTIAAFCFRHNRGLPYEFPRNDLDYIGNFVNMTFSIGGKHEPNRVLQRALEILLILHADHEQNCSTSAVRAVGSSGVDVFSAVSAGIAALYGPLHGGANEAVLRMLDEIGSKDRIPGFIEGVKKGEGRLMGFGHRVYKSYDPRAKLIKKVATDVFAQTGMNPKLDIALELERIALQDDYFISRKLYPNVDFYSGLIYQAMGYPTDYFTVLFALGRLPGWVAQWSEMIQDKEQKIARPRQVYVGPKRRAYVPIGRRG
- a CDS encoding Rieske (2Fe-2S) protein translates to MNPGGGGGGGGGGGGGGGGATEARAPLPAVGATINIAGVGLGNQGIAVTRISTNSVVAVSRQCTHQQCTVGLPGSPGSTLNCPCHGSRFTTSGAVVNGPNTGESIGPLKTYAARIEGNEVVVTS
- a CDS encoding ABC transporter ATP-binding protein: MSNASVIRCRGLIKRYQDVVAVAGLDLEVRGGECFGLLGPNGAGKTTTVEMLEGLLQPDEGEIEVLGMRWATHERELRRRLGVALQETRLSDKLSVRETITLFRGLYGGGRAVDDVLDIVQLREKQRAWVVKLSGGQRQRLAFACALVGAPDVLFLDEPTTGLDPQSRRQLWDVVTRFRAGGGTVVLTTHYMEEAERLCDRVAVIDHGKIIALGAPQELIASMGAEQVVEFTVDGERGAGSGTIGVDALAALPGVKDARAEGGRWMLSVSEVHTALPALIAELERRQVVLTDLRTHHATLEDLFLNLTGRHLRDT
- a CDS encoding ABC transporter permease, whose amino-acid sequence is MRGSALWQLTLCRFREFYRMPEALFWAFVFPILLAVVLGIAFRNRGPQKVRVGVEIGDGADSLVAALRTSADVTPVLLPGAQAERELRAGRVVLLVVAGNPVTYRYDAKRTESRIARLATDDALQRAFGRRDARAVTDRRVTETGSRYIDFLIPGLIGMNLMGAGLWGVGFAVVQNRTRKLLKRLVASPMRRWHYLASYLVVRFALVPVESGAIAAFGAWAFGVPVRGSMAALLGVALLGSFCFSSLGLLVASRAQTVEAVAGLMNVVMLPMWFLSGVFFSAANFPDVMQPFIKVLPLTALADALRAIMIDGASIVSQGGELAIVALWGAVSFGVAVRIFRWL